A single Parabacteroides timonensis DNA region contains:
- a CDS encoding D-Ala-D-Ala carboxypeptidase family metallohydrolase — protein sequence MKRKISRDFTWEEMVYSRVAVENGLHNIPPIEAEIAMKHLAKRLLQPLRIAYAQPIAITSGYRSPEVNKLVGGVPSSQHVKGEAADCYVPDPEVLLNVLRFCKLPFDQAILYKRKKFLHLSLKASGRNRYQIIINK from the coding sequence ATGAAAAGAAAAATTAGCAGGGATTTTACCTGGGAAGAAATGGTATATAGCCGTGTGGCTGTGGAAAATGGTTTGCATAATATTCCTCCGATAGAGGCCGAGATTGCGATGAAGCATCTGGCAAAGCGTTTACTGCAACCGTTGCGGATAGCTTATGCACAGCCAATTGCAATAACGAGCGGTTATCGTAGTCCGGAAGTGAATAAGTTGGTGGGTGGCGTACCTTCGAGCCAACATGTTAAAGGGGAGGCAGCCGATTGTTATGTTCCTGATCCCGAGGTATTACTGAATGTGCTGCGTTTCTGTAAGCTGCCTTTCGACCAGGCGATTCTTTATAAACGGAAGAAGTTCCTGCATTTATCGCTTAAAGCCAGTGGGCGGAATCGTTATCAGATCATTATTAATAAATAG
- a CDS encoding HU family DNA-binding protein has translation MNKNDLVNKLTGKLGIPQYISRKYVNAFEEIISDALKQDDAIMLQGFGTFEPWKQTERQGRNPRTGETCMIKPRTSVKFRPGKLLLENLNP, from the coding sequence ATGAATAAGAACGATTTAGTAAACAAATTGACCGGAAAGTTGGGGATTCCTCAATATATTTCACGGAAATATGTAAATGCCTTTGAAGAAATTATTTCAGACGCATTGAAACAGGATGATGCAATAATGCTTCAGGGCTTTGGAACCTTTGAACCATGGAAACAGACCGAACGACAAGGGCGTAATCCTCGTACCGGTGAAACTTGTATGATAAAACCGCGTACGAGTGTGAAGTTTAGACCTGGAAAATTATTGTTGGAGAATTTAAATCCTTGA
- a CDS encoding TIM-barrel domain-containing protein — MRKLTLLLAAIGYVAVAFSQSNVTSKDWGTNECAGVWKLSVGKPEKINLLSELNNTPKREALQQMPEGVLPISPSDVKVELRDGKTYISFPLEKGEKIFGLGLHFKTVEQRGRIMRLHMDHYGDKDDGRTHAPVPFFVSSRGYGVLINSARYIDVWVGTAVRKDSPNVPEEKDRNMDADWPSQPYSDNIEILVPATGVEMLLFAGPTMLDVVRRYNLYNGGGTLPPRWGLGFWHRTPTLFSDKDVKNEVAEFEKRGFPLSVIGLEPGWHSKAYPCTYEWDKSRFPDASGFVKEMLDKGIELNLWMNPYVSKHSEVYDKIKPYTGSHTVWLGEVPDYSMPEVQRIMTGHFKKHQLDMGVSGYKMDENDGYDFWLWPDVATFPSGIPAEQLRNLYGSLMQYATTKMYREQNKRTYGQVRAANAGTNSYPYVLYNDYYDHKGFITALINSSFIGVLWTPEVRSSKTSEEWLRRMQTVCFSPIAQLNAWADGTKPWTFPDVEKEIKEISLLRIRLIPYLYSTFADYAFYGTPPVRAMNLEDGYAVETVTEQGKLDATENPYAMAIRREVKDQFMVGENILVAPLFTGQKERKVILPKGKWYDFYTGKLAGEGEVITVKPTDSNIPVYVKDGGIIPLWPAMAKFTDQKYPLEVRHYGTKPGTYFLYDDDGSSYDYEKGAFTRIDLNVTVDKKGRKKGKAIVPKGKQIWSFSEYNFRFMTE, encoded by the coding sequence ATGAGAAAACTTACCTTATTGTTAGCGGCTATAGGTTACGTGGCAGTAGCTTTTAGTCAATCGAATGTTACTTCAAAAGATTGGGGTACTAATGAATGTGCTGGAGTTTGGAAACTATCTGTTGGCAAACCTGAAAAGATCAACTTGTTGAGTGAGCTTAATAATACTCCGAAGAGGGAGGCTCTCCAACAAATGCCGGAAGGCGTTTTACCTATTTCTCCCTCAGATGTGAAGGTCGAACTGAGAGATGGAAAAACCTATATCAGCTTCCCGCTGGAAAAAGGGGAGAAGATATTCGGCCTGGGACTCCATTTTAAAACCGTTGAGCAACGCGGTCGTATCATGCGCCTGCATATGGACCATTATGGTGACAAGGATGACGGCCGTACCCATGCCCCGGTTCCTTTCTTTGTTTCTTCCCGCGGATACGGTGTGTTGATCAATTCAGCCCGTTATATCGATGTATGGGTGGGGACAGCCGTTCGTAAAGACAGCCCGAACGTACCCGAAGAAAAAGACCGTAATATGGATGCGGACTGGCCTTCACAACCCTATTCGGATAATATAGAGATATTGGTTCCCGCTACCGGTGTCGAAATGTTGCTTTTTGCCGGTCCGACCATGTTGGATGTCGTGCGCCGATATAATTTGTATAATGGAGGCGGTACGTTACCTCCGCGCTGGGGGCTGGGCTTCTGGCATCGTACCCCTACACTTTTCTCCGATAAGGATGTGAAGAACGAAGTCGCCGAGTTTGAAAAAAGAGGATTTCCCCTTTCCGTGATCGGCCTTGAACCGGGATGGCATTCAAAGGCTTATCCCTGTACCTACGAATGGGATAAAAGCCGTTTCCCGGATGCTTCCGGATTTGTAAAAGAAATGCTGGATAAAGGAATCGAACTGAACCTGTGGATGAACCCGTATGTATCCAAACACAGTGAAGTGTACGACAAGATCAAACCTTATACCGGATCGCATACCGTATGGCTGGGCGAGGTGCCCGATTATTCTATGCCGGAGGTACAACGCATCATGACCGGTCATTTCAAGAAACATCAGCTCGATATGGGTGTCAGCGGATATAAAATGGACGAGAACGACGGTTATGACTTCTGGCTCTGGCCCGACGTGGCAACTTTCCCTTCCGGAATCCCGGCCGAACAGTTACGTAACCTTTATGGTTCCCTGATGCAATATGCAACGACAAAGATGTACCGCGAACAGAACAAACGTACATACGGACAGGTTCGTGCTGCCAATGCCGGAACCAACTCATATCCCTATGTATTATATAACGACTATTACGATCATAAGGGTTTTATCACGGCATTGATAAACAGCTCTTTTATCGGCGTATTGTGGACGCCTGAGGTACGTTCGTCAAAAACATCCGAAGAATGGCTACGCCGTATGCAGACCGTTTGTTTTTCTCCTATCGCACAGTTGAATGCGTGGGCAGACGGAACCAAACCCTGGACATTCCCGGATGTAGAGAAAGAGATTAAAGAAATATCCCTGCTTCGTATCCGTCTGATTCCTTATTTATATTCGACTTTTGCCGATTACGCTTTCTACGGGACACCTCCCGTACGTGCCATGAACCTGGAAGACGGTTATGCAGTGGAAACAGTAACGGAACAGGGAAAGCTGGATGCAACGGAGAATCCTTATGCAATGGCTATACGTCGTGAAGTAAAAGATCAATTTATGGTGGGTGAAAATATTTTAGTTGCTCCGTTGTTTACCGGACAGAAGGAACGGAAAGTAATTCTTCCGAAAGGTAAATGGTATGATTTTTATACCGGAAAACTGGCAGGAGAGGGTGAAGTGATCACGGTGAAACCTACTGACTCAAACATACCGGTGTATGTAAAGGATGGCGGTATCATCCCGTTGTGGCCGGCTATGGCAAAATTCACCGACCAGAAATATCCGCTTGAAGTACGGCATTACGGGACGAAACCGGGTACTTATTTCCTTTACGATGATGATGGCAGTAGCTATGATTACGAGAAAGGAGCGTTTACCCGTATCGACCTGAACGTTACAGTCGACAAGAAAGGCCGTAAGAAAGGAAAAGCAATTGTTCCGAAAGGCAAACAAATCTGGTCGTTTAGCGAATATAACTTCCGGTTTATGACTGAATAA
- a CDS encoding BACON domain-containing protein, which yields MKKMNKLYILLACVFSLLCGCSDDMVKDQLLGSGMKDVDVCFNFTLSGEVTPVTRSVAFTSEEDEMGTMSSEIISEIAEVATKASGVDESLVKTLWLGQYDASGNLLISHYLTDVTGNEIQVQLKESPDCFLRFVGNAGNLGKVATLTAFNETKIDYTTGTGGLTTSEGLPVNLSCANIAQLDNQSISINYKQSVVLSRMLTKVQLNYTIKSGFSFTPKRLSLYDVPTQIQCMEPAGQVIGTAYQVFTKTIPAGTSASFSWYMPENMAGVITNGKDGYATSAREKRGSSASVPHATYIELVGDATVNGTTYADVSFRIYPGNDFNDYNLKRNTPYVVNLTLSGIDLSDPRVSVTVPDIVAPTDIDAAVNSTTTIQATARPGAAWTITLPDWLSALVDGKTNGAAGGALNFTGPAPVKFTAVTANPSSTERSQSFTIAGKSVTVKQKGSVLSATSKNKTIGPEGIPHSDTEYSFSATEGLSWALSEAIDWLTLTGTTTGVVSNATTTPTVSYTVTVNPNASTRTGYLFVKAGNAISGTDAALEKQIAAITQQPSNITVPANGGTIPAVGGNITVSGITATEGLQWTVTKKSGFTDFSFSGIDVANGKFVVTAKQSATVARSAVFTLSVTGAEPARTFDITISQPKNGNNYVPGTTSLMVSKAQRGNGWYRGNGNEARPYCNNLSDLGYSDWRLPSKNELMAIYNGKSEIGNVSLSGKYWADNGDTPPWAPYVNMNNGATGNNSWNDNSNNVLCVRGTY from the coding sequence AGAAGATGAAATGGGAACAATGTCTTCTGAGATAATCTCTGAAATAGCAGAAGTAGCAACCAAAGCGTCCGGTGTAGATGAAAGTTTAGTAAAAACTCTTTGGTTGGGTCAGTATGATGCTTCTGGGAATTTGTTGATATCTCATTATCTGACAGATGTAACAGGAAATGAAATCCAGGTCCAGCTGAAAGAGTCTCCTGATTGTTTCCTTCGCTTTGTCGGCAATGCCGGTAATTTGGGTAAGGTTGCAACATTAACAGCATTTAATGAAACAAAGATCGATTATACAACGGGAACCGGAGGTCTTACCACCTCAGAAGGTTTACCGGTAAACCTTAGCTGTGCGAACATCGCACAGCTAGATAATCAATCTATATCAATAAATTATAAACAGTCAGTAGTATTATCGCGTATGCTTACAAAAGTTCAGTTGAATTATACTATCAAATCCGGTTTTAGTTTTACTCCTAAACGCTTATCCTTATATGACGTTCCAACACAAATACAGTGTATGGAACCAGCCGGACAAGTAATAGGAACGGCCTATCAGGTATTTACTAAAACAATTCCGGCCGGTACTTCTGCTTCATTTAGCTGGTATATGCCTGAAAATATGGCAGGTGTTATTACTAATGGAAAAGACGGTTATGCTACTTCTGCACGTGAGAAAAGAGGAAGTTCTGCTTCTGTGCCGCATGCTACTTATATCGAGCTTGTCGGGGATGCCACTGTAAATGGAACTACTTATGCGGATGTTTCTTTTCGTATATATCCGGGTAATGATTTCAATGATTATAATCTGAAACGGAATACTCCTTATGTCGTGAATCTGACCTTGAGCGGAATTGATTTGTCCGATCCTCGCGTGTCGGTCACGGTTCCTGATATTGTGGCTCCGACTGATATAGATGCCGCGGTTAACTCGACAACAACCATTCAGGCTACCGCCCGTCCGGGAGCTGCGTGGACGATTACATTACCGGACTGGTTATCGGCATTAGTAGATGGGAAAACAAATGGTGCTGCGGGTGGAGCATTGAATTTTACCGGCCCTGCTCCGGTGAAGTTTACGGCAGTGACTGCAAATCCGAGTTCAACAGAACGTAGTCAAAGTTTTACAATAGCAGGAAAAAGCGTTACGGTAAAGCAAAAAGGTTCGGTTTTGTCGGCTACCTCTAAAAATAAGACGATAGGTCCTGAGGGTATTCCTCATTCGGACACCGAATATTCTTTTTCTGCCACAGAAGGTCTTTCATGGGCATTGTCTGAGGCTATCGACTGGTTGACTTTGACAGGTACTACTACCGGTGTAGTTTCAAATGCTACTACTACGCCGACAGTTTCTTATACGGTAACTGTAAATCCCAATGCCTCGACCCGAACGGGATATCTATTTGTAAAAGCCGGGAATGCTATAAGTGGAACGGACGCTGCTCTTGAAAAGCAGATTGCTGCCATAACGCAACAGCCCTCTAATATAACTGTGCCGGCTAATGGTGGAACAATACCGGCTGTGGGAGGGAACATTACTGTTTCTGGGATAACTGCAACTGAAGGGCTACAGTGGACTGTTACTAAAAAGTCCGGTTTTACAGATTTTTCTTTTTCTGGAATCGATGTAGCGAATGGAAAGTTTGTTGTAACAGCTAAGCAAAGTGCCACAGTTGCCCGGTCAGCAGTTTTTACACTTTCCGTAACAGGTGCTGAACCGGCTCGTACGTTCGATATTACGATCTCTCAACCTAAAAACGGTAATAATTATGTACCGGGAACAACCTCTTTGATGGTGAGTAAAGCACAGAGAGGAAATGGGTGGTATCGTGGGAATGGTAATGAGGCACGGCCTTATTGTAATAACTTATCGGATTTAGGATATAGTGATTGGAGATTACCATCAAAAAATGAGTTAATGGCTATCTACAATGGAAAAAGTGAAATAGGAAATGTCTCTTTATCCGGCAAATATTGGGCTGATAATGGTGATACCCCTCCTTGGGCTCCCTATGTAAATATGAATAATGGAGCGACAGGTAATAATAGTTGGAATGATAACAGTAATAATGTCTTGTGTGTTCGGGGTACTTATTAA
- a CDS encoding HU family DNA-binding protein, which yields MALKFRKVQRKVLSGDDKDKVKTYAVAKSSSYCDMEKLCELISSRSAMSSADVKAILDSLNWAMGLELRSGSIVQVGEFGNFRFSLRSKGADTEDAFNASMIKKARIVFTPGASLRWTSELAKFEEDDVKVVEKKEEENDRPVIE from the coding sequence ATGGCATTAAAATTCAGAAAGGTACAACGTAAGGTCCTGAGTGGCGACGACAAGGACAAAGTGAAAACCTATGCGGTAGCCAAATCATCGAGCTATTGCGATATGGAAAAATTGTGTGAATTGATATCCAGCCGTTCGGCGATGTCGAGTGCTGATGTGAAGGCAATTCTCGACTCACTAAACTGGGCGATGGGCTTGGAACTTCGTTCAGGAAGTATCGTGCAGGTGGGCGAATTCGGTAATTTTCGTTTTTCGCTTCGTTCAAAAGGTGCAGATACGGAAGATGCATTTAATGCTTCTATGATTAAAAAAGCTCGTATCGTGTTTACGCCGGGTGCAAGCCTGCGCTGGACGAGCGAACTTGCGAAGTTTGAAGAAGACGATGTGAAGGTCGTAGAGAAAAAAGAGGAAGAAAACGATCGTCCTGTTATCGAGTAA
- a CDS encoding glycoside hydrolase family 2 protein has protein sequence MNKKLSKVIFFLLVNLCVSAFAQIQNSQSLSGTWQFRLDPEDKGLKENWQGISFTDHITLPGTTDEAGYGEKTSGSDFGILTRAWKYYGPAWYSKEIEIPSEWNGKYIRMELERVLWESRLFLDGKEVSVQDALSTPHWHDLGYLTPGKHWLTIRIDNDMIYNIGDKGHVYTEYTQSIWNGAVGRIRLVASEPVRFSNPQVFTRTTNGPCTLQVKDTLINESPRKVPARITWQLTDREDGSVVYTRTTEQFLQKGRNVLNFEATMPENIHLWNDITPNLYVLKVTLEDKKKQFDSREIEFGFREVSHSNSKILVNGKPVFLRGNLDCVHFPLTGYPSCKVEDWEKIFRIYKDYGLNHVRFHSWCPPEAAFIAADRLGIYIQAETIWIDWWMSVEQKERKEMDTKGHPQGLGKNPSADRYVQQELARMIEAYGNHPSFVMQCIGNELGNSDFEVMESWMKPLKEKDSRRLYSVSTARKITPLDQYMATHYIDGLGSTRGLKGGASTAWDFENVYSKSNIPVLSHEIGQWPVYPRWSEIKKYKGVLKARNFEEFREQARKNKIEEQNEAFVAASGALNQIMYKYEIESFLRTPSCAGIQLLSMQDYQGQGEALIGWLDVFYDSKGITTPEQFRCHHDSTVPLLRIPKYVWTNDEPFTADLQLAHYGSVDLNDGLYWKIKDGQSNLIASGRTATHLFPVGSSEITGQIICDLSAVTTAQQLVVEVGLQNEAIANTWNIWVFPANEKVETGTVYVTDRMDTECLKRLEKGEKVLLQAAALGTEDTCDKISFYPLYWSLTFFPGQGKNTIGMIVCDKHPLFARFPTESHSDWQWQFIYKDARAFYINDYPEDYKPIAQPVDDFHRNNKLASIFELKVGKGKLLVCGFDLKDESNPAARQLKSSILHYMNSTDFNPTYERDIVSLQKMFTYVEPLKSAVTGEFSNALLYVDCAAPEKEEARKKTTYTVEPAWQGEELSLTIDCPPGIIGFLYVCFSDKDKKGRTGHIVFEGRDYELGKQKEDETWIKLHVMREDSNDGQLILKAKVKGGPDLIISKIALMEE, from the coding sequence ATGAATAAAAAACTCTCTAAAGTAATCTTTTTTTTATTAGTAAATTTGTGTGTATCAGCCTTTGCACAGATACAAAACTCTCAATCTCTAAGCGGAACCTGGCAGTTCAGGCTCGATCCGGAAGACAAAGGATTGAAAGAAAACTGGCAGGGAATCTCTTTTACCGATCATATTACCTTGCCCGGCACGACCGATGAAGCCGGCTATGGAGAGAAGACTTCCGGTTCCGATTTCGGTATCCTGACACGTGCCTGGAAATATTACGGTCCGGCATGGTATTCGAAAGAAATTGAAATTCCTTCCGAATGGAACGGAAAATACATCCGGATGGAACTTGAACGCGTCTTATGGGAATCGCGTCTCTTTCTGGATGGGAAAGAAGTATCTGTGCAGGATGCCCTGTCTACTCCCCACTGGCATGACCTGGGCTATCTGACGCCTGGCAAACATTGGCTGACTATCCGTATCGATAACGATATGATCTATAATATCGGTGATAAAGGCCACGTCTATACCGAATATACGCAAAGTATATGGAACGGAGCGGTCGGCCGCATTCGTTTGGTAGCATCCGAGCCGGTACGCTTCTCGAATCCGCAGGTGTTTACCCGTACGACCAATGGCCCTTGTACGTTACAGGTGAAGGATACGCTTATCAACGAATCCCCCCGGAAAGTCCCGGCCCGTATTACCTGGCAACTGACCGACAGGGAAGATGGTTCTGTGGTCTATACCCGAACCACTGAACAGTTTTTACAAAAAGGCCGGAATGTTCTCAACTTCGAGGCAACTATGCCGGAGAATATCCATCTTTGGAATGATATCACTCCAAATCTGTATGTTCTAAAGGTGACGCTGGAAGATAAGAAAAAACAGTTCGATAGCCGTGAGATAGAATTTGGTTTCCGGGAGGTATCCCATTCAAATTCAAAGATACTGGTGAACGGGAAGCCTGTATTTCTACGCGGTAATCTCGACTGTGTGCATTTCCCCCTGACAGGCTATCCGTCTTGCAAGGTGGAAGATTGGGAAAAGATTTTCCGTATCTATAAGGATTATGGGTTGAACCATGTACGTTTCCATTCCTGGTGCCCACCCGAAGCTGCTTTCATTGCTGCCGACCGTCTCGGTATTTATATCCAGGCCGAAACCATCTGGATCGACTGGTGGATGTCTGTCGAACAAAAAGAACGAAAGGAGATGGATACGAAAGGCCATCCGCAGGGGTTAGGAAAGAATCCATCTGCCGACCGATATGTGCAACAGGAGTTGGCACGTATGATCGAAGCCTATGGTAACCATCCCTCTTTCGTGATGCAGTGTATTGGAAATGAATTGGGTAATTCTGACTTTGAAGTAATGGAGTCGTGGATGAAGCCCTTGAAAGAAAAAGACTCCCGCCGACTTTACTCCGTATCTACTGCCCGTAAGATTACTCCGCTCGACCAGTATATGGCTACGCATTATATCGACGGACTGGGAAGTACCCGCGGATTGAAAGGCGGTGCGTCTACTGCCTGGGACTTTGAAAACGTTTATTCAAAATCGAATATTCCTGTGCTTTCTCATGAGATCGGACAATGGCCTGTCTATCCACGGTGGAGTGAAATAAAGAAATATAAAGGGGTACTGAAAGCACGTAACTTCGAAGAGTTCCGCGAGCAGGCACGAAAGAACAAGATCGAGGAGCAGAACGAAGCGTTTGTCGCTGCATCCGGTGCACTCAACCAGATCATGTATAAGTATGAGATAGAATCGTTTTTACGTACGCCCTCCTGTGCCGGCATCCAATTACTCAGCATGCAGGATTATCAGGGACAAGGGGAAGCATTGATCGGCTGGCTGGATGTTTTCTACGACAGTAAAGGAATTACCACGCCCGAACAGTTCCGCTGTCATCACGACAGTACGGTTCCGTTATTGCGTATCCCGAAATATGTATGGACCAACGACGAACCTTTTACTGCTGACCTTCAGTTAGCTCATTACGGATCGGTTGACCTGAACGACGGTTTGTACTGGAAAATTAAAGACGGACAAAGTAACCTGATCGCTTCCGGCCGTACGGCAACCCATCTGTTTCCAGTCGGTAGCTCGGAAATAACCGGCCAGATTATTTGCGATCTGTCTGCCGTGACAACAGCACAGCAGTTGGTTGTCGAAGTCGGTTTGCAAAACGAGGCCATAGCGAATACCTGGAATATATGGGTGTTTCCGGCAAATGAAAAAGTAGAAACAGGTACAGTTTACGTCACCGACCGGATGGATACCGAATGCTTGAAGCGCTTGGAAAAAGGAGAAAAAGTATTATTGCAGGCGGCTGCTTTAGGTACTGAAGATACTTGCGATAAGATCAGTTTCTATCCTTTGTATTGGTCGCTCACCTTCTTCCCCGGTCAGGGAAAGAATACGATCGGTATGATCGTTTGCGACAAACATCCGCTCTTTGCCCGATTCCCGACCGAATCGCATAGCGACTGGCAATGGCAATTTATTTATAAAGATGCCCGTGCTTTCTATATAAACGACTATCCGGAGGACTATAAGCCAATCGCACAGCCTGTCGACGATTTCCATCGCAACAACAAACTGGCATCTATCTTCGAACTGAAGGTCGGCAAAGGTAAACTGCTAGTTTGCGGTTTCGACCTGAAAGACGAATCGAATCCGGCAGCCCGCCAACTGAAAAGCAGTATTCTGCATTATATGAATTCAACCGATTTCAACCCGACCTACGAAAGGGACATTGTTTCTTTACAGAAGATGTTTACTTATGTGGAGCCGCTGAAGAGCGCCGTTACCGGAGAGTTCAGTAATGCGTTATTGTACGTCGACTGTGCTGCTCCGGAGAAGGAAGAGGCCCGCAAAAAGACAACTTATACAGTCGAACCGGCCTGGCAAGGCGAGGAATTGTCATTGACAATCGATTGCCCTCCGGGTATCATTGGCTTCTTATATGTTTGTTTCTCCGACAAAGATAAGAAAGGACGTACCGGTCATATTGTCTTTGAAGGGCGTGACTATGAATTAGGAAAACAGAAAGAGGATGAAACCTGGATCAAACTACATGTGATGCGGGAAGACTCGAATGACGGACAACTTATCCTGAAAGCGAAAGTAAAAGGAGGTCCCGATTTGATAATATCCAAAATTGCTTTGATGGAAGAGTAG